TGTGTTATAATTAATGTATATAGGAGGCTTCTCACCATGACAGCGAATCTCGCGATCGCACAATTAGTACTCAGCGCGCTCCTTGTGAGCGTTACCTTTATCTGGGGCATCTTCCGCTACCGCCGCGGCGACTACTACCGACGGGATCGGCATAGTAGATTACAAGCCTATCTCCTCTGGAGCTTGAGTGGACTTCTCACAATCAGTACATTTTACCCATTGGCGTTCTTATATACAGAACATCTCTGGTATGAACACCTCGGTTACGCCGACGTGTTCTGGGGACTCCATAAGATCCGTTGGGGGTTCTTCGCACTCTGTTTCATCGTTGCGGCAGGGTTTATGAACATCAACGCTGCGATTGCGAATATACTGTGTCCAGAATCGCGCGAGTTCCGACGCTGGACACATACCCAGACGTTCTCTTTCCATCGAACGGTCATCTGCATCACCATCGTGCTCGGGCTGCTGATGGCGACCCCGATGCTCCTGCTCGACGACATCGCGCTCCGGTATCTCCATCAACCTGAGAGTCCGGTTGCGGCGGTCGCCGGTGAAACGGATGTAGCAGTACCGGACGGCGAACCCGGTACGGAAGCAGCACCTGCAGAAAATGGACACCACTTCGGGAAAGACCGGAATTTCTATCTGTTCAGCTACCCGATGCACAAATGGTTGAGCCTCTGGATACAGATACTGTTATGGGTGACATGCGCCGTTGTCGGGTTACTGTATAATTTCTACTACCGTCGGGATGCGCACACGATGGCGCGCGTGAAACGGCACATTATTTTCCACGGAACAGCACTCTGGCTGTTGTTGCTGCTCGTCAATGCCTGGGGGAGCCACGTGAATTTATGGGGCACGGTCTATAAGACACCACTGACGTTGGAAATCTCATCGCTCCACGGTCTGTTTTATGTTGACTTCCACCGTCTGGCTGCGACGAAACTCTATTGCGGCGTGCTGATCGGCATCGCCATCGTTATTGTGTTTAATATCTTCTGGCGACGGCGGTTGTTGTGGTACGTGACCGCCGGGGCATGGGGACTCAGCTACGTCCTACTCCTCCACGTCTACCCGATCGGGATCTATCTCTGGGACGCACGGATCGACGTCATCGTTAAAGAAGAACCGTATCTCGCACAGCACATCAAAGACACACAGCGCGCTTTTGAACTCGATACGATCCAGCGGGTGACCCAAGAGCAAACGCAAACCCCCGCAACACTCGAAACGATCACCGAGAATGAGGACATCAAAAAGAATATCCAAATCTGGGACCGGCGTGTGCTTCATGAGGCACTCCGCGAAAAACAGATTGTGCCACACTACAACTTCCACCGGTTCACAGATGTCGATAGATACAAGGTAAATGATGAGTATCGCCAAGTACTGATCGCTGCACGCGAGGTCGATCCCGAATCCAATATTACGGGCTGGGAGCAGCTGAGACTCGAATACACACACGGCTATGGGGTCTGCATGTCGCCGGTCAACGTTTTCGTTAAGGACGGTTATCCTGACTTCTGGGTCAGCGAGGTACCGATAGAAAGCAAATTCGGACTCACAGTCGAGCAGCCACAGATTTATTATGGCGAAATGACGCACAATTATGTGATCGTAAAGGCGGGACGGCAGGCAAACGGCACCAAGGATAACGTCGAAACGGCAAGCGTTCCCAGCAGTACGGATGTAGATGTCAACGCGAAAAAAATTGCTGAAGCGTTGGCACATACCTATGAAGACGGTACAGGCGGGATTCCGTTAGGCGGTTGGTTCCGACGGCTCTGTTTCGCACTCCGATTCGATTTCTTTCGGGTCCTCCGGTCGGATCGGATTACACCCGAAAGCCGGATTATGTTCCGTCGGAAGATCGGCACCCGTCACGAGGAACGTCTTGTCTCAGATCGCGTCTCATATATCGCACCTTTCCTTAATTATGACCCCGACCCGTACATCGTGATTAACGACGGACAATTATACTGGATCATCGACTTCTATGTGACGAGCCGGTATTACCCGAACTCGCAAATGTATATCGATGATACGGCACAGTTGACACCGGGAAGCGAATCATACGAAGAACCGGATTTCGATAAGTTCAACTACATCCGGAATTCGGGGGTCGCTGTCGTCAACGCTTACAGTGGTGCCGTGAATTTCTATGCTGTTAAGGAAGATGAAGAGGTGATGCAGGCTTATCAGCAGGCGTTCCCGGAACTCTTTAAAACCGTCACTGAGATGCCGGACGGCTTGGCAGCACATCTGCGATACCCAGATTATCTGACACGGATTCAAGCCAAGATGTACGGGAATTATCACCAGAACGCCGCCGATTTCTATGAGCACCGGAACCGCTGGGCTATCCCGAAAGAGGCCTACTACTCCTCAGAAGCAGATCAGGAGATGATGCCCTACTATACCATGCTCAAACTCCCGGGGTCGGATACCGTCGAATTCGTGAATATGATTCCGCTGACACCGCCGAAACGCGAAAAACGACTCAAGGCATGGCTCGTCGCCCGCTGCGATCCACCCCACTATGGCGAACGGCTCGTTTATATCCTGACGACCGATGTCGCGGGGCCCACGCAGGTTGAGGAGGACATCAACAAAGAGATTGGTCAATATCTCGTCGGTTGGGAGAAGGCGAGTGATGTCATTCGCGGCAATCTACTGATTATCCCGATCGCGGACACGTTGTTTTATATTGAGCCGATCTATCTGCAAGCGAAGGAGCCGAAGCCGAAGAAGGGCGAGAAGGCAGAGATTGACGAAAATCAGCCACGGCGTCCGAAGTTGGAGATGGTTATCGTGAAGGCAGGCACCAGTGAACTCGGAACAGCGAAGACGTTTGACGCCGCGTTGGACGTGATCTTCTTAGGTGCACCCGTAAACGGTGAGCAGGCAGCGAATGGTGAGGCAGTGTTGACGGCGCGGGATGTCTTGCAGCAGATCCGCCAAGCAAATGAGAAGAGCAGCGCGGAGATGGATGAACTCTTCAAGCAGCTCGGCAACCTAATCGGAGATCGGTAGTCCCATCGGTTCGGTTGAAACGGACACCATAGTCCCGTAGGTGTTTTTGCTTGGGTGTTTCCCTTAGGTTGAACGGCGGGGACAAGTCAGAGGGTGATACCACATACACACATCAAAACCAATATAACCCTACATATACTCCGAAACCCAGCGAAACCCAACTTCACACTGGAACAGGGTCAGAAACTTCACAGCAAAAGCGGTGGGTTTCAATCGATCTCTGGTAGCACTTGCCTCTCTGGAGAAAGTTATGTGCTTCCAATCCCGTAGGTTGGGTTGAACGGCGGTGAGAAGTCAAATGTTGATACCACATATACACATCAAAACTAATATAACCCAAGATATACTCCGAAACCCAACTTCACGCTGGAACAGGGTCAGAAACTTCGCAGCAAAAGCGGTGGGTTTCAATCGATCTCTGGTAGCACTTGCCTCTCTGGAGAAAGTTATGTGCTTCCAATCCCGTAGGTTGGGTTGAACGGCGGTGAGAAGTCAAATGTTGATACCACATATACACATCAAAACTAATATAACCCAAGATATACTCCGAAACCCAACTTCACGCTGGAACAGGGTCAGAAACTTCGCAGCAAAAGCGGTGGGTTTCAATCGATCTCTGGTAGCACTTGCCTCTCTGGAGAAAGTTATGTGCTTCCAATCCCGTAGGTTGGGTTGAACGGCGGTGAGAAGTCAGAGGGTGATACCACATATACACATCAAAACTAATATAACCCAAGATATACTCCGAAACCAAGCGAAACCCAACTTTACACTGGAACAGGGTCAGAAACTTCACAGCAAAAGCGGTGGGTTTCACTACATCTCTGGTAGCACTTGCCCCTCTGGAGAAAGTTATGTGCTTCTGTAATTGAGCCGGTCTCGGAGGCATCCGTTCTACCCAACCTACAAGAAAAAAATAAAGAGGACTACTCACTACCGATTTCCGGAGAAAATAAAACCTCATCTCCCGCGCCCCACATCTCATCATACAATCCAGCCCGAACATAACGATGAAAACTGGAGTATTCCCAATCCTTTGGGGCAGTTACCAAACCGTGTTTGACCGGATTGTAATGGATGTACTCAACATGATTGGCAAAGTCTCGATCATCTCGAATCGTGCGCTCCCAAAACCTGCGCTGCCAAAACGAACGTTCCCCTTTACCTTGACGTGACACCGAAATGATTCCATCGTCTTTGTCTTGGCAGTGACGGCTGAAATAACTTTTAATTACCCGCCATCGCATGGAAAAGTTGTGATCATCTCCAGGTAAGGTCCAGATGCAATGGAGGTGATCAGGCAGCAGAACAATAGCATCAATCTCCATAGGATGTCGCTGTATCGTATCCCGAAATGCCTGGCGTAGCAATTCGACGTTGTTTGGATTGCAGAGGAAAGGTCTACGGTTGTAGGTAACAACGGTGAAAAAATATGTTCCACCTTCAATCTTTGTTCGACGATATCTCATCTACGCCTCTCTTTTTAAGGTATGACGTTGGGTGCCTCTACATTTTCGGAATAGTATCCACACAACCCATTTCACCATCAAAAAATTTCAACGCCATTCCCGTAGGTTGGGTTGAACCCATACCACAAAAAACCCTCAAAAACAACAGAAGATTAAATCCTGCCATACCTGCTATATCAAACAGAAACCCAGTGAAACCCAACGATTTCAATCCCGTAGGTTGGGTTGAACGGCGTTCAGAAGGCAGATAGTGATAGACCAGACACACAGGAAAATAATATACCCCTATATACTCCTGAATGGAGTGAAACCCAACGATTTCAATCCCGTAGGTTGGGTTGAACGGCGTTCAGAAGGCAGATAGTGATAGACCAGACACACAGGAAAATAATATACCCCTATATACTCCTGAATGGAGTGAAACCCAACGATTTCAATCCCGTAGGTTGGGTTGAACGGCGTTCAGAAGGCAGATAGTGATAGACCAGACACACAGGAAAATAATATACCCCAAGATATACTCCGAAACCCAGTGAAACCCAACTTTACACTGTCAGGGTCCCGAAAACTTCACAGCAAAAGCGTTGGGTTTCACTCGGGCTCTGGTAGCAGTTGCGTCTCTGGAGAAAGTTATGTTCTCCTGTAATTTAGCCGGTTTCGCAGGCATCCGTTCTACCCAACCTACGGGAAGTTTGACGACAAAATAATCGCACTTCTGACGACCCAATCATCAACAATCAATTCATGATATAATCGCATCCCGGCGGAGCACTTCATAATGCGGCGAACATGCCGCTAACACGGCTTCTAATTCCGTAGGAAACGGCTCCGATTTCGGACGGTACGGTGCGAACCCTGTACTCCGATGCACGTTGCCATACCAATACGGCGCCCATACCCCGTCCGCAGGATTACCACCCGCTTCCCACGACAACATAGACGCATCAAAGCGTAAATCGAGCCGTTCACAGAGTTGGCGCAAGACACGCCGTGGTGCCTCCAAGAGCAATCGCGCATCAAGAATCGGCGGCGATTGTCCAGCAGCGCGCAACGACATAAGCAGATCGTGCTGCGTCTTGAGTCCAGTATCAGCCAGCGTCGGGAGCCCAATGACCTTCGCAAGCGAGGGGAGCATCTCTTTCGGGTCGCGGATGAGGAAGATGTTGAGGGTCCGTTCAAGGAAGCCGAGATCAATCTCGATGAGATGGTGCGCCATCTGTTTCATGAACAACACAGGTGCGTCGCAGGGACCGAGGATAACATCACGGACCACTTCGGTCGCGTCCGTTGCCATTGATGCGATGACTTCAGCGGTCGCCGGATGCGTGCTATCGGCAGCAGCTGCGCCGTATTTTGTATGGAGGTAATGTGCGTAGAGCGGTTCGTCAATGACCTGCGTATCGCTGCGTTGTGCGAAGGCATACATGAGTGCGGTCGAAACATTCCGAGGCCCCGACCAGAGGCAGATCCGTTTTGTTTGCACGTTTTCTTTAACGTTCCTTTATATTAAGGTATATAGTTATCAGAGGAAATAGTTGTCAGTTTTCAGTACGGTTTTTTTTTCAAAAAAACCTTTCAGTTGTCAGTAAAGAGACCTTTTGCATTGTCCCAACCCTCTTTTAACTGACAACTGACAACTGACAACTGATAACTAATTACCTTCTCCTGCGGCGTTTCCGTGGGGGCGGTGTCTGTTTAGTGGGCTCCGCTTCCGCTGCAACGGCTTCTACCACCGCCTCGACAGGCGGACGGGAGCGCGCCCAAAAAATCAAAACGATGCCGACAATGAACGCGCCAATACTGAAAAGCTGCGCACCTGTCATCCATCCCAACACGCGTGGCGTGATCCGCCAGAACTCCGCAATAAATCGCTCCACACCTAACAAGATTAGACTGCTACCAAACAGGACACCGGGAATGTCCTCCAACTTGCGACGCTGCGACCAGAGAATCCCGAAAAACGTGAAGGATATGAGCGTCTCATAGATAGGTGTCGGATGGACAGGGACATCCGTTGGGACAGTGCCGTTCGGGAACGCCATCGCCCAAGGGAGATCGGATGGGGGTCCATAGTCACCATCACCAGCCAAAAGACAACCGATGCGACCGATCCCGTAGCCGAGAAGGAGCGTCGGACCGATAATATCAATCGTAGGGAG
This DNA window, taken from Candidatus Poribacteria bacterium, encodes the following:
- a CDS encoding UPF0182 family protein, with amino-acid sequence MTANLAIAQLVLSALLVSVTFIWGIFRYRRGDYYRRDRHSRLQAYLLWSLSGLLTISTFYPLAFLYTEHLWYEHLGYADVFWGLHKIRWGFFALCFIVAAGFMNINAAIANILCPESREFRRWTHTQTFSFHRTVICITIVLGLLMATPMLLLDDIALRYLHQPESPVAAVAGETDVAVPDGEPGTEAAPAENGHHFGKDRNFYLFSYPMHKWLSLWIQILLWVTCAVVGLLYNFYYRRDAHTMARVKRHIIFHGTALWLLLLLVNAWGSHVNLWGTVYKTPLTLEISSLHGLFYVDFHRLAATKLYCGVLIGIAIVIVFNIFWRRRLLWYVTAGAWGLSYVLLLHVYPIGIYLWDARIDVIVKEEPYLAQHIKDTQRAFELDTIQRVTQEQTQTPATLETITENEDIKKNIQIWDRRVLHEALREKQIVPHYNFHRFTDVDRYKVNDEYRQVLIAAREVDPESNITGWEQLRLEYTHGYGVCMSPVNVFVKDGYPDFWVSEVPIESKFGLTVEQPQIYYGEMTHNYVIVKAGRQANGTKDNVETASVPSSTDVDVNAKKIAEALAHTYEDGTGGIPLGGWFRRLCFALRFDFFRVLRSDRITPESRIMFRRKIGTRHEERLVSDRVSYIAPFLNYDPDPYIVINDGQLYWIIDFYVTSRYYPNSQMYIDDTAQLTPGSESYEEPDFDKFNYIRNSGVAVVNAYSGAVNFYAVKEDEEVMQAYQQAFPELFKTVTEMPDGLAAHLRYPDYLTRIQAKMYGNYHQNAADFYEHRNRWAIPKEAYYSSEADQEMMPYYTMLKLPGSDTVEFVNMIPLTPPKREKRLKAWLVARCDPPHYGERLVYILTTDVAGPTQVEEDINKEIGQYLVGWEKASDVIRGNLLIIPIADTLFYIEPIYLQAKEPKPKKGEKAEIDENQPRRPKLEMVIVKAGTSELGTAKTFDAALDVIFLGAPVNGEQAANGEAVLTARDVLQQIRQANEKSSAEMDELFKQLGNLIGDR
- a CDS encoding prolipoprotein diacylglyceryl transferase; this encodes MYPTIYDFGPFGIHSYGLMLATAFITSTFVIQHELKRRGFVSELAGTIVVAAAMGGVIGAKIYAALLDGRITLAEIFSTSGLVWYGGFLGGCLGVLIVVVRSPNPTLPTIDIIGPTLLLGYGIGRIGCLLAGDGDYGPPSDLPWAMAFPNGTVPTDVPVHPTPIYETLISFTFFGILWSQRRKLEDIPGVLFGSSLILLGVERFIAEFWRITPRVLGWMTGAQLFSIGAFIVGIVLIFWARSRPPVEAVVEAVAAEAEPTKQTPPPRKRRRRR
- a CDS encoding transposase, coding for MRYRRTKIEGGTYFFTVVTYNRRPFLCNPNNVELLRQAFRDTIQRHPMEIDAIVLLPDHLHCIWTLPGDDHNFSMRWRVIKSYFSRHCQDKDDGIISVSRQGKGERSFWQRRFWERTIRDDRDFANHVEYIHYNPVKHGLVTAPKDWEYSSFHRYVRAGLYDEMWGAGDEVLFSPEIGSE
- a CDS encoding sulfotransferase family protein, translating into MQTKRICLWSGPRNVSTALMYAFAQRSDTQVIDEPLYAHYLHTKYGAAAADSTHPATAEVIASMATDATEVVRDVILGPCDAPVLFMKQMAHHLIEIDLGFLERTLNIFLIRDPKEMLPSLAKVIGLPTLADTGLKTQHDLLMSLRAAGQSPPILDARLLLEAPRRVLRQLCERLDLRFDASMLSWEAGGNPADGVWAPYWYGNVHRSTGFAPYRPKSEPFPTELEAVLAACSPHYEVLRRDAIIS